A stretch of Endozoicomonas sp. SCSIO W0465 DNA encodes these proteins:
- a CDS encoding transposase, with translation MTKFEMVAMLTSDHQVILRELASYTTFLAGALSSTAVPTFCELLFGCMLSADGFVTQALLTIDFHCVWSSYHHWLSQGKWQWKNLARHLIRLVCSKAPENQPVVLGLDDWVIERFSDKAPACRTHHQHSKKRNRPTYIWGQCWVSLAIIFERAADEVFTAIPVISFPTPASGNTSKLKIAVAMLRVVRNEVKDRVLRLLTDCWYMNWTLIKPALEMNIEVVGQIPSNRALYALPPAPTVKKRGRPKKYGIKMTTEQVKKLPEEKATVWMYGKFRKIRYRTLICRARFLKGREVRVVWSRFENDKGLTESRIFISTNPELEGLEVLRAYSRRWPVEPMFHQLKHAFGCCHLWQQKLRTLLRWMHLKMAGYALLQLLTVCKNQACLNISRIPWRSPDTTTAGMMKIALSGIIPRFSIRKGWNRYKQKYEFNFRDLIDQLIPDNSEAA, from the coding sequence GATGGTTGCCATGCTCACTTCAGATCATCAAGTAATCCTCAGGGAGCTCGCTTCATATACAACCTTTCTTGCTGGAGCGCTATCATCAACTGCAGTACCAACGTTCTGCGAACTGCTGTTCGGTTGCATGCTTTCAGCCGACGGCTTTGTTACACAGGCGTTGTTAACAATTGATTTTCATTGTGTGTGGAGCAGCTACCACCACTGGCTATCTCAGGGCAAGTGGCAATGGAAGAACTTGGCACGCCACTTGATCCGTCTGGTCTGCTCCAAAGCTCCTGAGAATCAACCTGTGGTCCTGGGGCTTGATGACTGGGTAATCGAACGGTTTTCCGACAAAGCCCCTGCTTGTCGTACACATCATCAACACAGCAAGAAACGCAATCGGCCGACGTACATCTGGGGGCAGTGTTGGGTTTCCCTGGCCATCATATTTGAGCGGGCTGCAGATGAAGTATTTACCGCCATACCGGTGATCTCATTTCCGACACCAGCTTCAGGTAACACCAGCAAACTGAAAATTGCCGTGGCCATGCTCAGGGTGGTACGCAATGAAGTGAAGGATCGAGTGCTACGCCTGCTAACCGATTGCTGGTATATGAACTGGACACTGATAAAGCCAGCTCTGGAAATGAACATAGAAGTTGTTGGTCAGATACCTTCAAATCGGGCCCTCTATGCTTTGCCGCCAGCACCCACCGTAAAGAAGCGAGGGCGCCCAAAAAAGTACGGCATCAAGATGACGACAGAACAGGTTAAGAAACTGCCGGAAGAAAAAGCAACAGTATGGATGTACGGCAAATTTCGCAAAATACGTTATCGTACCCTGATCTGTCGCGCCAGATTCCTTAAAGGTCGTGAAGTACGCGTCGTCTGGAGTCGCTTTGAAAATGACAAAGGTCTGACCGAAAGCAGAATATTCATCTCGACCAATCCGGAACTTGAGGGACTGGAGGTGCTTCGTGCCTATTCCCGGAGATGGCCGGTAGAGCCAATGTTTCACCAACTCAAACATGCTTTTGGCTGTTGCCATTTATGGCAGCAGAAATTGCGAACACTGCTTCGATGGATGCATTTGAAAATGGCAGGCTATGCATTATTGCAGTTATTAACCGTTTGTAAAAATCAGGCATGTCTGAATATTTCTCGGATACCCTGGAGAAGCCCGGATACAACCACTGCAGGCATGATGAAAATTGCTCTTTCAGGAATTATTCCGAGGTTCTCTATTCGCAAGGGCTGGAACAGATATAAGCAAAAATATGAGTTCAATTTTCGCGATCTGATCGACCAGTTAATACCGGATAATTCAGAAGCAGCATAA
- a CDS encoding IS1595 family transposase, producing the protein MQSELFQNFIDSISTLTSEQRDILNNSLLSTQIEVTEVVETTDSEPVYSESIPNNDNATPDVEKSILAQFAENPRCPKCKSHSVGRWGIRNGRQRYHCKTCDSTFNAFSGTPLARLRHPEKWNKYLAGMTHSMVLRPAAAENAIDLKTAFRWRHRFLEVINNDQAEELCGITELDETFFRESFKGQREGLPRPTRKRGNDPNKARKVPVMVARDRNRNTVDGVLENESANELCRHLNGRISIQATVCADAHLAHEKLADKLGFVFKELVTSAGQHVVEGIYHIQTVNSYHSHLKRWIGGVFQGVATRYLPHYLAWRRELTAAKKLTVGRLISRITEHWCFQPLTVT; encoded by the coding sequence ATGCAATCTGAACTCTTCCAGAATTTTATTGATTCCATTTCAACATTAACCAGTGAACAGCGAGACATTCTTAACAACTCGCTCCTTAGTACTCAAATAGAGGTTACCGAGGTAGTAGAAACCACTGACTCTGAACCTGTTTACAGTGAATCTATACCCAATAACGATAATGCAACACCTGACGTAGAAAAGAGCATACTTGCCCAATTTGCCGAAAACCCCAGGTGCCCCAAATGCAAAAGCCATAGCGTTGGTCGCTGGGGCATACGAAATGGCCGACAGCGCTACCACTGCAAGACTTGCGACTCAACGTTTAACGCCTTTAGTGGAACGCCTTTGGCAAGGCTCAGGCACCCTGAAAAATGGAACAAGTACCTCGCAGGTATGACTCACTCTATGGTCTTGCGACCAGCTGCTGCTGAGAATGCCATTGACTTGAAAACTGCGTTCCGCTGGCGTCACCGCTTTCTTGAAGTGATTAATAATGATCAAGCAGAAGAGCTTTGTGGCATTACTGAGCTTGATGAAACATTTTTCCGTGAATCCTTCAAAGGGCAAAGAGAAGGCCTTCCACGGCCAACCCGAAAGCGGGGTAATGATCCCAACAAAGCCCGAAAAGTCCCGGTAATGGTGGCTCGGGACCGTAATCGAAATACCGTTGACGGTGTATTAGAAAACGAAAGTGCTAATGAATTGTGCAGGCATTTAAATGGCCGCATATCGATACAGGCCACGGTCTGTGCGGATGCACACCTCGCTCACGAAAAACTTGCTGACAAGCTTGGATTTGTCTTCAAGGAGCTGGTGACATCAGCAGGTCAACATGTTGTTGAAGGCATCTACCACATCCAGACTGTAAATTCTTATCACAGTCATTTAAAACGCTGGATTGGCGGCGTATTCCAAGGGGTTGCAACTCGTTACCTTCCCCATTATCTGGCCTGGAGGCGAGAACTGACGGCAGCAAAAAAATTAACTGTTGGCCGGTTGATCAGCAGAATTACTGAACATTGGTGCTTCCAACCATTAACGGTAACTTAG
- a CDS encoding PA3496 family putative envelope integrity protein, producing the protein MGKGKKAEKEFILDEHLIHPELEQKGSKRSLQIRRALEEREEDKRLSAIFGDDYWEGI; encoded by the coding sequence ATGGGTAAAGGTAAGAAAGCCGAAAAAGAGTTCATTCTGGATGAACACCTGATCCATCCTGAACTTGAGCAGAAAGGTTCCAAACGTTCCCTGCAGATCCGCAGAGCTTTAGAAGAGCGGGAAGAAGACAAACGACTCAGTGCCATTTTTGGCGATGATTACTGGGAAGGCATTTAA
- a CDS encoding protein kinase, producing MKITKSMIEHPHRIEELPQENQGSWLGRNLKKMALTCRNKLMRVYVMVRGKDCCRVSERIISLADRNGQPIVVGTGCFGHLNLCRHNHSFKVAKKLYYGKADLDRGHTRLLNRLATLYSKNYITFEQMTEAENDLELMMAGYNSTEKEYEVALRCTGDYVIAHEMVDGVIHTPLHGSSMESLIGKFNSTGTRDIFTETGNQSASAEPEKDNGKDFANVTDSTISPGDEKLIARLFKQATLAVASLHNKGFVHRDIKPQNFLVDGAGRLKLIDFGMAKNVQDSYIDLTRKHSSLADLLLYFSIGASLYKPADSLIYRNVDLKAADAWSLGVVLTELLTGTNYFHRPDNTRLGTVAEIIAVKRNGREQAIAKMESLGVNPEAVRLVKGLLRDHPRQRMTVAKALDSPFLKNIEL from the coding sequence ATGAAAATAACAAAATCTATGATAGAGCACCCACACCGTATAGAAGAACTCCCTCAAGAGAATCAAGGTAGTTGGCTGGGAAGAAACCTGAAAAAAATGGCTCTGACTTGCAGAAATAAGCTCATGCGAGTGTACGTAATGGTTCGGGGTAAAGATTGCTGTCGCGTGTCTGAGCGTATTATTTCGCTGGCTGATCGCAATGGCCAGCCTATTGTTGTAGGTACAGGATGCTTTGGTCATCTGAACCTGTGTCGTCATAACCACAGTTTCAAGGTAGCCAAAAAGCTCTATTACGGAAAGGCAGATCTTGATCGTGGCCATACCCGTTTACTTAATCGACTAGCCACACTCTATTCCAAAAACTATATCACCTTTGAGCAAATGACAGAGGCAGAAAATGATTTGGAGCTCATGATGGCAGGATACAATTCAACGGAAAAAGAGTACGAAGTGGCCTTGAGATGCACCGGTGATTATGTGATCGCCCATGAAATGGTTGACGGCGTGATCCATACTCCACTTCATGGTAGCAGTATGGAATCATTAATCGGCAAGTTTAACAGCACGGGAACCCGAGATATTTTTACAGAAACTGGCAACCAATCAGCTTCTGCAGAGCCCGAAAAAGACAACGGGAAAGATTTTGCCAACGTTACCGATTCAACCATCTCTCCCGGTGATGAAAAACTGATTGCCCGTTTATTCAAGCAAGCTACATTAGCGGTTGCATCGTTACACAACAAAGGTTTTGTTCATCGGGATATAAAACCGCAAAACTTTCTGGTTGATGGTGCAGGTCGTCTGAAACTGATCGACTTTGGCATGGCGAAAAATGTGCAGGATTCCTACATCGATTTAACCAGAAAGCATTCCAGTCTGGCAGACTTACTGCTCTATTTTTCTATTGGCGCCAGTTTATATAAACCAGCTGACAGCCTGATTTATCGCAACGTCGACTTAAAGGCTGCAGATGCCTGGTCTCTGGGCGTGGTGCTAACAGAGCTGTTGACAGGAACGAATTATTTCCATCGACCAGACAATACCAGATTAGGAACGGTTGCGGAGATCATCGCAGTCAAACGCAATGGACGGGAGCAGGCCATTGCCAAAATGGAGAGTCTGGGCGTTAACCCGGAAGCAGTACGACTGGTAAAAGGTCTGTTACGGGATCACCCAAGGCAACGGATGACGGTAGCTAAAGCACTGGATAGCCCTTTCCTGAAGAATATTGAACTGTAA
- the znuA gene encoding zinc ABC transporter substrate-binding protein ZnuA: MQFVPVKQLLVTVWLITVSFFASAEPPRVLASIKPLQLIAQAVTEGVTEADVLLPPGSSPHSHSLKPSDARKLRSADIIFWVGPSMETFLPKMLASAKGGKAVSMMDIHGIRLRGSDEDGHHIHVHGEHHDHGDYDPHIWLSTDNARVIAREMTRVLVSVDKVNQPRYQSNLNRFLKSMDQTDSRNGQKVEQSGKKPFFVFHNAYGYLQEQYGLEVAGYFTMNPEQQPGARHLVRLKGHLDKAGATCIFREPQFQPAYIERLTEGLSVSVGVLDPLAENIQSGPESYAKFINQLVDSITSCTQG; this comes from the coding sequence ATGCAGTTTGTTCCTGTTAAACAATTGCTGGTGACGGTATGGCTCATAACGGTCAGCTTCTTTGCCAGTGCTGAGCCACCCAGGGTTCTTGCCAGTATCAAGCCCTTGCAGCTGATTGCCCAGGCGGTTACCGAGGGGGTTACGGAGGCTGATGTATTGTTACCGCCGGGCAGTTCTCCCCATAGTCATAGCCTGAAGCCCTCTGATGCCCGTAAATTGCGGAGTGCAGATATCATTTTTTGGGTAGGTCCTTCAATGGAGACTTTCCTGCCAAAAATGTTGGCCTCTGCAAAGGGGGGAAAGGCAGTATCCATGATGGATATTCACGGGATTCGCCTGCGCGGCAGTGATGAGGATGGGCATCATATTCATGTGCATGGTGAGCATCATGATCATGGCGACTATGATCCTCATATCTGGCTGAGTACAGATAATGCAAGGGTTATTGCCCGAGAGATGACTCGTGTATTGGTGTCTGTGGATAAGGTTAACCAACCTCGTTATCAGAGTAACCTTAATCGTTTTCTGAAAAGCATGGATCAGACAGACTCACGTAACGGTCAGAAAGTAGAGCAATCAGGAAAGAAGCCTTTTTTCGTTTTTCATAATGCCTATGGTTATTTGCAAGAGCAGTATGGGTTGGAAGTTGCTGGCTATTTCACAATGAATCCTGAGCAGCAGCCCGGGGCCCGGCATCTGGTAAGACTGAAAGGGCATTTGGACAAAGCCGGTGCAACGTGTATTTTTAGGGAACCACAGTTCCAGCCTGCCTATATAGAGCGGCTGACTGAGGGACTGTCAGTCAGCGTAGGTGTGCTTGACCCATTAGCGGAAAATATCCAATCCGGACCTGAAAGCTATGCCAAGTTTATCAATCAGCTTGTGGATAGCATCACCAGCTGTACTCAGGGTTAG
- a CDS encoding TcfC E-set like domain-containing protein, translating into MKAHSYRQNKGISLLAICSVFVGSVSLSAVAEVDNTLPAAKPKTPFGLELSQIPEEFRDMAEPQTTVADFYYGGRYLTSTTVAYTPDTITIADPRALLDRISTIARPDAVTAALSGEIFSNPSQVCMQAGDTQCGTLNPAVAGVIFDATRFRGDIFIAEPYLQVQTIQQSKYLPDSNSSLGMIQGLSAVSSGVTGLGDSENNYSLFGNTLVGWQENHLVANWDYSRDNSFQIDTLYLARDARGLQMGGGFLDSSGVMTPQFAGSQQVLGVKLGSSMNSRLDTADISSTPIRIFTNGRRRVEVLRDNRLIYATSLEAGSQEIDTRSFPQGSYNVTIRIYNGSVLEQELTRFYSKSVRLPPSDELLWYLEGGQMTERDEDETLPENLEEWLLRGGVARRVTDSSSLELRGAATDDEQSVEAEYFYQGDGWDIAMTGMVGSNSAKGLVLETSAALGPVHLSYFHQRLWNDDYPSNLDAGEENPVRLLDESYESRSLSLSTSLLGGNLSGSYSYNQQIGNEPSLVTDEDDETTIYSLSWSRNVAQFGDYDLDLELDYSESDGDKAGNIGLTLRHSTPDWNYDIRGEGRWEQDQGQPSDTNVGYALDSRWYQEEILHGSGELGVRYDDLSGDQRLLGGDIKYEHARFLGELSADYIDPTGNQGNQESYTNYNGRIETSFAINAEGAGIGGGNRADSAVMVGIEGSPSARFDVTVNGSNVGIATGDSNTVVPLSPYGTYRVGIRPRGDEFYRYDQGERSITLYPGNVESVSFSAQEELILLGKLVNRQGDALGNVTIPQETGFARTDQFGIFQMSMTTKDNKLRVNLAEGKTCTATIPENYQKRGGVGLVGTLKCL; encoded by the coding sequence ATGAAAGCGCACAGTTACCGACAGAACAAGGGCATTTCCCTGCTGGCCATCTGCTCCGTTTTTGTGGGCTCCGTCTCCCTGTCCGCTGTTGCGGAAGTTGACAATACACTACCTGCCGCTAAACCCAAGACCCCGTTTGGTTTGGAGTTGAGCCAGATTCCTGAAGAGTTCAGGGACATGGCCGAGCCACAAACGACAGTAGCCGATTTTTATTACGGAGGCCGCTACCTGACCTCCACCACAGTTGCCTACACGCCGGATACCATCACCATCGCCGATCCCAGGGCGTTGCTGGACCGAATCAGCACCATTGCCCGGCCAGATGCAGTCACGGCTGCGTTATCCGGCGAGATCTTTTCCAACCCCAGCCAAGTCTGTATGCAGGCGGGGGATACCCAGTGTGGCACACTGAACCCGGCAGTGGCGGGAGTGATTTTTGATGCCACCCGTTTTCGTGGCGATATCTTTATTGCCGAACCGTATTTGCAGGTACAAACCATTCAACAAAGCAAGTACCTGCCGGACTCCAACAGCTCCCTCGGCATGATCCAGGGATTGTCGGCAGTGAGCAGTGGCGTTACCGGGCTGGGCGATAGCGAAAATAACTATTCGCTGTTTGGTAATACCCTGGTGGGCTGGCAGGAGAACCACCTGGTGGCCAACTGGGACTACAGCAGAGACAACAGTTTCCAGATCGACACCCTGTACCTGGCACGGGATGCCAGAGGCCTGCAGATGGGCGGTGGCTTTCTGGATTCCAGCGGCGTAATGACACCACAGTTTGCTGGCAGCCAGCAGGTGTTGGGGGTCAAGCTGGGCAGCTCGATGAATTCCCGGCTGGATACTGCCGATATCAGCTCGACGCCCATCCGTATCTTCACCAATGGCCGTCGTCGGGTTGAAGTCCTGCGGGATAACCGGCTGATCTATGCCACTTCCCTGGAGGCGGGCAGTCAGGAGATTGATACCCGTTCGTTTCCCCAGGGTTCCTATAACGTTACGATCCGAATTTACAACGGCTCAGTACTGGAGCAAGAACTGACCCGGTTTTATAGCAAGTCCGTACGACTGCCCCCTTCTGATGAGCTGCTCTGGTATCTCGAGGGTGGCCAGATGACTGAGCGTGATGAAGACGAAACCCTGCCGGAAAACCTTGAAGAGTGGCTGCTGCGCGGCGGGGTTGCACGACGAGTAACGGATAGTTCGTCTTTGGAACTGCGAGGGGCGGCAACCGATGATGAACAGTCTGTAGAGGCAGAATACTTTTATCAGGGCGACGGCTGGGATATCGCCATGACCGGTATGGTGGGCAGCAACAGCGCCAAGGGGCTGGTACTGGAAACATCCGCAGCCCTGGGGCCGGTCCATCTCAGTTATTTCCACCAGCGTTTGTGGAATGATGATTACCCATCGAACCTTGATGCCGGGGAAGAGAATCCGGTGCGATTGCTGGATGAGAGCTACGAAAGTCGTTCCCTGTCGTTGTCCACCAGTTTGCTGGGGGGCAATCTGTCCGGTTCCTACTCCTATAATCAGCAGATTGGTAATGAGCCGTCGCTGGTCACGGATGAGGACGACGAGACCACCATTTACTCCCTCTCCTGGTCCCGAAATGTGGCACAGTTCGGTGATTATGACCTGGATCTGGAGCTGGACTACTCGGAAAGTGACGGTGACAAGGCTGGCAATATCGGCCTGACCCTGCGCCACAGTACTCCTGACTGGAACTACGATATCCGGGGAGAGGGACGCTGGGAACAGGATCAGGGCCAGCCTTCAGACACTAATGTAGGTTATGCCCTGGATTCCCGCTGGTATCAGGAGGAAATTCTGCACGGCTCCGGTGAACTGGGAGTGCGTTATGACGACCTGTCCGGTGACCAGCGCTTACTGGGAGGCGATATCAAATACGAACACGCCCGCTTCCTTGGGGAACTCTCGGCGGATTATATTGACCCTACCGGTAACCAGGGCAATCAGGAGTCTTACACCAATTACAATGGTCGGATAGAAACCTCATTTGCCATTAATGCCGAAGGCGCCGGTATCGGTGGCGGCAACCGGGCGGACAGTGCCGTGATGGTGGGGATTGAAGGCAGCCCTTCTGCCCGGTTTGATGTAACGGTTAATGGCTCCAATGTGGGCATTGCCACAGGCGACAGTAATACGGTGGTTCCCCTCTCTCCCTACGGCACCTACCGGGTGGGCATTCGTCCCCGGGGTGATGAGTTTTACCGTTATGACCAGGGAGAACGGAGCATTACCCTCTATCCCGGCAATGTGGAGAGTGTGTCTTTCTCGGCACAAGAGGAGCTGATACTGCTGGGTAAACTGGTGAATCGCCAGGGTGACGCCTTGGGCAATGTCACTATTCCCCAGGAAACCGGCTTTGCCAGAACCGATCAGTTCGGCATTTTCCAAATGAGTATGACCACGAAGGATAACAAGCTGCGGGTCAACCTGGCCGAAGGCAAAACCTGTACAGCAACGATTCCGGAAAATTATCAGAAGCGGGGCGGTGTGGGGCTGGTTGGCACGTTGAAATGCCTATGA
- a CDS encoding molecular chaperone, giving the protein MLYRGEAQARLEIRGPFAMVQQRFRCLAGIAGLLLSQSLFAQLAVDRIIVDFTEESPNRNDVQLLNTSETETLFINVEVLEVENPGTPEETRVIIDDPSKIGLIASPNRVIMPPGSRRLVRLVNLFPAESEERIFRVNFSPVAGEFDAEQSAVKLLVGYQALIIVRPEKTVFDLDGKREGNTLTLTNNSNTNVYLSNIRQCDDQESDSCTTYVENRLS; this is encoded by the coding sequence TTGCTGTACCGGGGCGAAGCCCAGGCCCGTCTGGAGATCAGGGGACCATTCGCCATGGTTCAGCAAAGATTTCGTTGTCTGGCCGGCATTGCCGGTTTGTTGTTATCCCAGTCTCTTTTTGCCCAGCTGGCTGTAGATAGAATCATTGTGGATTTCACCGAAGAGTCCCCCAACCGTAACGATGTCCAGTTGCTCAATACCAGTGAAACCGAGACCCTGTTCATCAATGTGGAGGTGCTGGAGGTGGAGAATCCCGGCACGCCGGAAGAAACCCGGGTGATAATTGATGATCCGTCGAAAATCGGGCTGATCGCCTCCCCTAACCGGGTGATCATGCCTCCGGGCAGTCGTCGTTTGGTGAGGTTGGTTAACCTGTTTCCGGCTGAAAGCGAAGAGCGCATCTTTCGAGTCAACTTCTCGCCGGTGGCCGGTGAGTTTGATGCAGAGCAGAGCGCGGTCAAGCTGTTAGTTGGCTACCAGGCGCTGATTATTGTGCGCCCGGAGAAGACGGTATTTGACCTGGATGGCAAGCGGGAAGGCAATACCCTGACGTTGACCAATAACAGCAACACCAATGTTTACCTTAGCAATATTCGTCAATGCGATGATCAGGAGTCCGACAGTTGCACCACCTATGTGGAAAACCGTCTCTCTTAA
- a CDS encoding IS4 family transposase produces MTCFDRSELLSMAEQLGFTIRQRDIRPLDFILSLIDALAGDGNCDTQADLHRKFNELTGLNVSYRSWANQAKKDALPTLILWLWVQCLEIFSRKVMAFDEDSPFSEFEHILIQDGSSQAVYDALKEAFPGRFSTVSPAAVELHTTMDLLTNNLVRVQLTEDTRSERDCLPPLPTSMAYILMLMDAGYFELELFAAIDDREGSFICKAPQSINPTILSAVREDGKNLNRYKGQKLKDVLSGFPKDQCLDLDVEWPGFKAWPFRLVVRWNDKKQKWVFVVTNLNRVEFTLSDVLQAYRLRWQIELIFKEIKSYSGWHRFNTKSATLVFSLILMSFVVVTLKRYLAHAAQANLCESGSIEEISTHKVMKSGTHLFGNVISSLMNAGKSLVSCIKKLLDFWGNNAKREHPARDGCSGRTRLGFCAVGGA; encoded by the coding sequence TTGACCTGTTTCGACCGGTCAGAACTCCTAAGTATGGCGGAACAGCTTGGTTTTACTATACGACAGCGAGATATCCGTCCTTTGGATTTTATCCTCTCACTGATCGATGCCCTCGCTGGTGATGGAAACTGCGATACCCAGGCGGATCTACACCGTAAATTTAACGAGTTGACGGGGCTGAATGTCTCTTATCGTTCTTGGGCAAATCAAGCTAAAAAGGACGCGCTGCCTACTCTTATCCTGTGGCTATGGGTGCAGTGTCTGGAAATATTTTCCCGCAAAGTCATGGCGTTTGATGAAGACAGTCCATTTTCAGAGTTTGAGCACATTCTGATTCAGGACGGTTCGTCACAAGCTGTCTATGATGCCCTGAAAGAAGCATTTCCCGGCAGGTTCTCAACGGTCAGTCCTGCTGCCGTCGAGCTTCATACGACAATGGATCTTCTCACCAACAACCTGGTGCGGGTGCAGCTGACTGAAGATACCCGTTCAGAAAGAGACTGTCTGCCACCACTGCCAACATCCATGGCCTATATCCTGATGCTAATGGATGCCGGTTATTTTGAGCTGGAACTCTTTGCCGCTATTGATGACAGGGAGGGTTCTTTTATCTGCAAGGCACCTCAGAGTATCAACCCGACGATACTCAGCGCGGTACGGGAGGATGGCAAGAATCTCAATCGCTACAAAGGACAAAAACTGAAGGATGTACTGTCTGGCTTCCCCAAAGACCAGTGCCTCGACCTGGATGTAGAATGGCCGGGATTCAAAGCCTGGCCATTCCGCTTGGTTGTCCGCTGGAATGACAAAAAACAGAAGTGGGTTTTCGTTGTGACCAACCTGAACCGGGTGGAGTTCACCTTGAGTGATGTGCTCCAGGCCTATCGTCTACGGTGGCAGATAGAGCTGATTTTCAAAGAGATCAAATCCTATTCAGGGTGGCATCGTTTTAACACCAAATCAGCGACACTGGTGTTTAGCCTGATTCTGATGTCCTTTGTGGTTGTGACGTTGAAAAGGTACCTTGCCCATGCTGCACAGGCGAACCTCTGTGAAAGTGGGAGCATTGAGGAAATCTCGACGCACAAGGTGATGAAAAGTGGGACTCACCTGTTTGGTAATGTGATTTCATCGTTGATGAATGCAGGAAAGTCATTGGTCTCATGCATTAAAAAGCTACTGGACTTCTGGGGAAATAATGCGAAACGAGAACACCCTGCACGGGATGGTTGTTCAGGGCGTACAAGATTAGGCTTCTGTGCAGTGGGTGGAGCTTAA
- a CDS encoding transposase, with protein MRTTTRPTTARCTLAKYIGFLISEPKSSTCTRLAEVTDFSHDSANRFLKRENYQPKDMYDEAVKSLNPIGGTLSVDDSVLDKPYSYSVALVGHFWSGKHHRVVKGVNLITLYYTDVSGRHMPVNYRIYDKSEDKTKNDYFREMLIEVLVWGLKPAFVTGDSWYSCTTNLKTIKNHQTGFMFAVEKNRTVSLEKGKWQQVQHLDIPDNGLDVWLKDFGKIRLFRTMLKDQRRHYVVYLPEEVPFERNDFKQIHDQHWQIEQFHRAIKQVCHIEHFQVRSERPVRNHIFAAILAFVYLQKMQIEQEFTNIYQHQRGLFKETIGAFIESFAKGKDHLLPKFIGVINA; from the coding sequence GTGAGAACTACCACTCGACCGACCACTGCACGATGCACTCTTGCAAAATACATTGGCTTTTTGATTAGTGAGCCAAAATCATCAACATGCACAAGACTGGCCGAGGTTACCGACTTTTCTCACGATAGCGCAAACCGCTTTCTTAAGCGTGAAAACTATCAGCCCAAAGATATGTACGATGAAGCAGTCAAAAGTTTAAACCCTATTGGCGGCACCCTGAGCGTTGATGACAGCGTGCTCGACAAACCTTATAGCTACTCCGTGGCACTGGTTGGCCACTTTTGGTCGGGTAAACATCACCGAGTGGTTAAGGGAGTTAACCTCATCACCCTTTATTACACCGACGTATCCGGGCGCCATATGCCGGTGAATTACAGGATATACGACAAATCGGAAGACAAGACAAAAAACGACTACTTCCGTGAAATGTTGATTGAAGTGCTGGTATGGGGGCTGAAGCCAGCGTTCGTTACCGGTGACTCCTGGTACAGCTGCACGACTAACCTGAAGACGATTAAAAACCATCAGACTGGGTTTATGTTTGCCGTTGAGAAAAACAGGACAGTATCACTGGAAAAAGGTAAATGGCAGCAGGTTCAACACCTCGACATCCCCGACAATGGTCTGGATGTATGGCTCAAAGACTTCGGTAAGATCCGGTTGTTCAGGACGATGCTAAAAGACCAGCGTCGCCACTACGTGGTTTACTTGCCAGAGGAAGTCCCTTTTGAACGCAATGACTTCAAGCAGATCCATGACCAGCACTGGCAGATCGAACAGTTTCACAGGGCGATCAAGCAGGTTTGCCATATTGAGCACTTTCAGGTTCGCAGCGAACGACCCGTCAGAAACCATATATTTGCTGCAATTTTAGCTTTTGTTTATCTCCAGAAAATGCAGATAGAGCAGGAGTTTACGAATATTTATCAGCACCAACGGGGGCTGTTTAAAGAGACAATAGGCGCTTTCATTGAGAGTTTTGCAAAGGGGAAGGATCACCTCCTACCAAAATTTATCGGTGTCATCAATGCGTAA
- a CDS encoding Lar family restriction alleviation protein — protein MKLKPCPCCRGKAIFADLIIGKGSQRMKMWQVSCSGCGLSTEMDEDKRYTATRWNLRQEHANLKMWVTLLAALLPVSIVISLLLGNLMGISLIS, from the coding sequence ATGAAATTAAAGCCCTGCCCCTGTTGTCGGGGTAAAGCCATATTTGCCGACCTGATTATTGGCAAAGGCAGTCAAAGAATGAAAATGTGGCAGGTCAGCTGCAGTGGTTGTGGTTTATCCACAGAGATGGATGAGGACAAAAGGTACACAGCAACACGCTGGAACCTCCGTCAGGAACACGCCAACCTGAAAATGTGGGTAACCTTGCTGGCAGCCCTGCTGCCAGTATCCATCGTCATCAGTCTCCTGCTTGGGAACCTGATGGGGATCAGTCTAATCAGCTGA